In one Tripterygium wilfordii isolate XIE 37 chromosome 22, ASM1340144v1, whole genome shotgun sequence genomic region, the following are encoded:
- the LOC119991534 gene encoding uncharacterized protein LOC119991534, translating into MLMLEEFPQTAAGGPLLRFALTLFEKRENREWFLGIGRKNWQMEWLQAKYDDATDLVMANDDNWDDDEFITDACILGAVVAISELTYAAPRQKCWTSQLSGHKWITDLLRGNRIKSLSILRMEKCVFLDLCNELSTKYGLVASRNVGLREMVAMFIYIIAQGVSTRAVQDRFQHSGETIHRQFHKDCIGAIDGTHIATVVPPEERIPYIGRKGVTTQNVMAVCDFDMLFTFVCGGWEGSAHDSRIFNKVLSDVHSNFPHPPTGKYYLVDAGYPNQRGYLAPYKGQRYHLEVFRNGPQASGPREAFNHAHSSLRSVIERTFGVLKKKWLILTRMPSYKFDTQIKIVVACMALHNFIRMNVIEDEDFLAYGNESVFIANDDDFGTPMENGDPLQLNEDLEMTTLRDMIAAELYDL; encoded by the exons ATGCTCATGTTGGAAGAGTTTCCTCAAACTGCAGCTGGTGGACCTCTATTAAGGTTTGCTCTGACGTTATTTGAGAAGAGAGAAAATCGAGAGTGGTTTCTGGGAATAGGGAGGAAGAATTGGCAGATGGAGTGGTTACAAGCCAAGTATGATGACGCAACTG ATCTG GTAATGGCAAATGATGATAATTGGGATGATGATGAGTTCATTACAGATGCATGCATTTTAGGTGCTGTGGTAGCCATTAGTGAACTGACATATGCCGCGCCACGTCAAAAGTGTTGGACTTCTCAATTGTCTGGTCATAAATGGATAACAGATTTACTTCGAGGTAATCGAATCAAATCGTTATCTATATTGAGGATGGAAAAATGTGTCTTTCTTGATTTGTGCAATGAATTGTCAACAAAGTATGGATTAGTGGCATCACGTAACGTTGGATTGAGAGAGATGGTTGCcatgttcatatatatcatAGCACAAGGGGTTAGTACTAGGGCAGTGCAGGATCGCTTTCAACATTCTGGTGAGACAATTCATCGTCAATTTCACAAA GATTGCATTGGGGCAATTGATGGTACACACATAGCTACAGTGGTGCCTCCTGAAGAACGTATTCCATATATTGGGAGGAAAGGAGTGACGACCCAGAATGTTATGGCGGTATGTGATTTTGACATGCTATTCACGTTTGTGTGTGGTGGATGGGAAGGGTCGGCGCATGATTCACGAATATTCAATAAAGTTTTATCAGATGTACATAGCAATTTCCCTCACCCTCCCACAG GGAAGTACTACTTAGTTGATGCCGGATATCCAAATCAAAGGGGATACCTTGCGCCATATAAAGGGCAGAGATACCACCTAGAGGTCTTTCGCAATGGCCCACAAGCATCAGGCCCCCGAGAAGCATTCAACCATGCGCATTCTTCCCTACGAAGTGTGATTGAGCGTACATTTGGTGTATTAAAGAAGAAATGGTTGATCCTAACTCGGATGCCGTCATATAAATTTGACACTCAGATAAAGATTGTTGTTGCATGCATGGCATTGCACAACTTTATTCGAATGAACGTAATTGAAGATGAAGATTTCCTCGCATATGGTAATGAATCGGTGTTCATTGCAAATGACGACGACTTTGGTACTCCGATGGAAAATGGGGATCCTTTACAGTTAAATGAAGATTTAGAGATGACCACTTTACGCGATATGATTGCAGCCGAGTTATATGATTTGTAG
- the LOC119990589 gene encoding L10-interacting MYB domain-containing protein-like encodes MSLPSEQIIGDKANWDATLTKTFIDVCVERQKAGDRPNTHFSREGWKNVIADFKAKTGRSYDQVQLKNKWDNLKKEWRLWEKLVFGETGLGWDDQRHTVLAGNEWWERKIKEDRKCAKFRNQGIENREELQFLFGGQAATGHHAFMPSATIFPQAINDETAPTEEDEHHRGVEEQLLSGDDDSTDPEYDANADIAADVQSSPTPPPRASRRSTTPGSRVRRKRKASDVRDEINNSLGQLVTAV; translated from the exons ATGAGTCTACCAAGTGAACAAATAATTGGAGACAAGGCAAACTGGGATGCCACTTTGACAAAAACTTTTATCGACGTTTGTGTCGAACGTCAAAAAGCGGGTGATAGGCCAAACACGCATTTTAGTCGAGAGGGTTGGAAGAATGTCATTGCAGATTTTAAAGCAAAAACCGGCAGGTCCTATGATCAAGTTCAACTGAAAAACAAATGGGATAACTTGAAGAAAGAGTGGAGATTGTGGGAGAAGTTGGTTTTTGGCGAGACAGGGCTTGGATGGGATGACCAACGTCACACTGTGTTGGCAGGTAACGAATGGTGGGAGAGGAAAATCAAG GAGGATCGAAAGTGTGCTAAATTTCGCAACCAGGGTATTGAGAATAGAGAGGAATTGCAGTTCCTATTTGGAGGGCAAGCTGCCACTGGACATCATGCATTCATGCCTTCCGCCACAATTTTCCCTCAAGCTATTAATGATGAGACAGCTCCGACAGAAGAAGATGAGCATCATAGGGGGGTTGAAGAGCAGCTACTGTCCGGAGATGATGATTCAACCGATCCAGAGTACGACGCAAATGCGGACATTGCTGCTGATGTCCAGAGCTCTCCCACTCCACCACCTCGTGCTAGTAGGAGGTCTACTACCCCTGGTAGTCGTGTTAGACGCAAGAGGAAGGCTAGTGATGTCCGAGATGAGATAAACAACTCTCTAGGACAGTTGGTCACTGCAGTATAG
- the LOC119990580 gene encoding probable protein phosphatase 2C 23 — protein sequence MGNGFGKLTGCFTGSLEPRRRQDISVLKSDLLDEGLGHSFCYVRPDPSRLSSSKVHSEEATTFRTISGASVSANTSTPLSTSLVDPYACNTFDRAAAFESSNSFASIPLQPIPRNLINSGPISANYVGVPGSCPLERGFMSGPIERGFMSGPLDRGFSGPFEKSFSGPFQRSFSHAGMAFKPRSRKGSLIGVLQRAVSKTINRGRNSIVTPIKGGVKEPDWICSSDKHDENLTISSINLSSEGSLEDEDSLESQNLQWAQGKAGEDRVHVVVSEERGWVFVGIYDGFNGPDAPDFLLSNLYAAVRKELKGLLWDDDSFESSVSSASAKSETTNSSSATEGVDEVNSSRNCESDACSRCIEQENHPCVIQDTNFTSKSRRKRSKYGGAAKKWEENQRRWKCEWDRERLKLDRRLKEQLNNQPGSDKRAINHGDVLKALSQALKKTEDAYFDIADMMLMENPELALMGSCVLVMLMKGEDVYVMNVGDSRAVLAKKAEPDYWIQDLGRINEETLHDLDASDCEQTNTNPSLTAFQLSVDHSTSIEEEVQRIKNEHRDDALAVLNDRVKGSLKVTRAFGAGFLKQPKWNDALLEMFRIDYIGNAPYITCIPSLYHHRLGPKERFLILSSDGLYQYFTNEEAVYEVELFIALQPEGDPAQHLIEEVLFRAAKKAGMDFHELLEIPQGDRRRYHDDVSVIVISLEGRIWRSCV from the exons ATGGGAAACGGATTTGGTAAATTGACTGGGTGCTTCACCGGCTCACTTGAGCCTCGCCGGCGACAGGATATATCGGTATTGAAATCGGACTTGCTCGACGAGGGTCTTGGTCACTCCTTCTGCTATGTCCGGCCTGACCCAAGTCGACTTTCGTCTTCAAAGGTTCACTCAGAGGAGGCTACTACGTTTCGTACTATATCCGGCGCCTCTGTAAGTGCCAATACTTCGACTCCGCTATCTACATCTCTCGTTGATCCCTATGCGTGCAACACTTTCGATCGGGCGGCGGCTTTTGAGAGCTCCAACTCCTTCGCTTCGATACCGTTACAGCCGATTCCACGGAATCTGATCAATTCAGGTCCGATTTCTGCGAACTACGTGGGAGTTCCAGGTTCGTGTCCGCTTGAGAGAGGGTTTATGTCGGGTCCAATTGAGAGGGGGTTCATGTCGGGGCCGTTGGATCGTGGATTTTCAGGTCCATTTGAGAAAAGCTTCTCCGGTCCGTttcagagaagcttttctcatGCAGGTATGGCTTTCAAACCCAGATCGAGAAAAGGGTCTCTGATTGGAGTTCTGCAGAGAGCGGTTTCAAAGACGATAAATCGCGGGCGTAACTCGATTGTGACCCCAATAAAGGGCGGCGTAAAAGAGCCCGATTGGATCTGCAGTTCGGACAAACACGACGAGAACTTAACAATCAGCAGCATCAATTTGAGTAGCGAAGGTAGTTTAGAAGATGAGGATTCACTGGAGAGTCAAAATCTGCAATGGGCTCAAGGGAAAGCAGGGGAGGATCGCGTCCACGTCGTTGTTTCCGAGGAGCGTGGATGGGTTTTTGTTGGGATTTACGATGGCTTCAACGGCCCTGATGCGCCTGATTTTctactatcgaatctctacgcTGCTGTCCGTAAAGAGCTTAAGGGATTGCTTTGGGACGATGATTCCTTTGAGTCCTCTGTAAGCTCCGCTTCTGCCAAGTCTGAAACTACTAACTCTTCTTCAGCTACAGAAGGCGTCGATGAAGTCAATTCCTCCAGAAACTGTGAGTCTGATGCATGTTCTCGGTGTATAGAACAAGAGAATCATCCGTGCGTGATCCAAGATACAAATTTTACTTCGAAATCGAGAAGGAAAAGAAGCAAGTATGGAGGGGCAGCAAAGAAATGGGAGGAGAATCAGAGGAGGTGGAAGTGCGAATGGGACAGGGAGAGACTAAAGCTTGATAGGAGATTAAAGGAACAGTTGAATAATCAACCTGGGTCCGATAAAAGAGCAATCAACCATGGTGATGTGTTGAAAGCTCTGTCTCAAGCATTGAAGAAAACAGAGGACGCTTATTTTGATATAGCAGATATGATGCTAATGGAAAACCCCGAGCTCGCATTGATGGGTTCTTGTGTATTAGTGATGTTGATGAAAGGAGAAGATGTTTATGTCATGAATGTAGGTGATAGTCGGGCAGTTTTGGCCAAAAAGGCGGAGCCTGATTATTGGATCCAGGACTTGGGAAGGATCAATGAAGAAACCCTGCATGATCTTGATGCGTCTGATTGCGAACAGACTAATACAAACCCCAGTTTAACGGCTTTTCAGCTCAGTGTGGATCATAGCACCAGTATAGAAGAG GAAGTTCAGAGAATAAAAAATGAACACCGTGATGATGCTTTGGCTGTGCTGAATGACCGTGTAAAGGGATCGTTAAAGGTCACTCGAGCTTTCGGTGCTGGTTTTCTCAAACAG CCTAAATGGAACGATGCACTCCTGGAGATGTTCAGAATAGACTACATTGGCAATGCTCCATACATCACCTGTATACCATCTCTCTACCACCATAGATTAGGCCCAAAAGAGAGGTTTTTGATATTATCCTCTGACGGGCTTTATCAATACTTCACAAATGAAGAAGCTGTTTACGAAGTCGAACTATTCATTGCATTACAACCCGAAGGAGATCCAGCACAGCATCTGATAGAGGAAGTCCTCTTCCGCGCAGCAAAGAAAGCTG GTATGGACTTCCATGAGTTGCTGGAAATACCACAAGGGGACCGGCGTCGGTACCATGATGATGTTTCCGTCATTGTTATTTCTTTAGAGGGACGGATATGGAGATCGTGTGTATAA